One Trichoderma asperellum chromosome 5, complete sequence genomic region harbors:
- a CDS encoding uncharacterized protein (EggNog:ENOG41~TransMembrane:1 (o15-33i)) — MSEQPETPLPPRNEFIHKAALAGAIITPLAMLLPPRKADIRLFVLVGTFSLCTNQLAYEYTGQSVYGRLGSRVGSIFDTSLPEGAKRTQQLLKEQKEREAAHKQKQEETKNSVLKDIWMGGESEGWKERRAEEHNKSFQEGKGMSDIIFEQVADVFSGNWRGKGKADESSSSDDSQGEKKK, encoded by the coding sequence ATGTCTGAGCAACCCGAAACGCCTCTCCCCCCTCGCAATGAATTCATACACAAGGCAGCGCTCGCCGGAGCAATCATAACCCCTCTAGCCATGCTGCTCCCTCCCAGAAAAGCCGATATCCGACTGTTTGTGCTGGTGGGAACGTTTTCGCTCTGCACCAACCAGCTTGCGTACGAATACACAGGACAGTCTGTATACGGCCGACTTGGGAGCCGAGTGGGGTCAATATTCGATACGAGTTTGCCAGAAGGCGCAAAAAGGACACAGCAGTTGTTAAAGgagcagaaggagagagaggctgcgCACAAGCAAAAGCAGGAGGAGACGAAAAATTCTGTGCTGAAGGATATCTGGATGGGCGGCGAAAGCGAGGGctggaaagagaggagagcggAAGAGCATAACAAGAGCTTCCAGGAGGGCAAAGGCATGAGCGACATCATCTTTGAGCAGGTTGCCGATGTATTCAGTGGAAATTGGAGAGGGAAGGGAAAGGCTGACGAATCGTCTTCATCTGATGACTCgcagggagagaagaagaaatag
- a CDS encoding uncharacterized protein (EggNog:ENOG41~TransMembrane:7 (n12-23c35/36o413-431i443-470o476-499i601-619o625-644i656-675o687-705i)~SECRETED:SignalP(1-24)), producing the protein MPQTNQPHTLKFLFIIFVIWLVLPDSEYQSQSVALSDLILSRLSDYRDALDVLNATRWGDFAPLEANRTEGDDASSPKYINLTGFREEDHFSWQYLNKFRERGLKLSHHAVPAVGGNELWDVAEGEPMWANASSVLLGQWVRRPDLSPRTPGSYNLSRSVPSMHWYADKWNWDRNVTGTTGRIHLRLEGNKTITGYEQLSKTDAPLGGGLIRNVKGVVTIEDEEGSGIPYETRLWGVHWPRQGVIMMTTTSEKFDGIFGLPHLTPGPDYFQSSQRFLNQSLAHTIATKKKNIYTDQNIPWNADIENPLHTPNPSPHCEFIMYAQIHPPSRQSLGLGATVSKGENVADIIHTIESELESPLGVPIQRIPELHMSAVIYSPDCSFVLETKGPPDFLPGEANHFVGVKSEVQVTRINQWLITYAVLVFFQVMLLKDQMKETYTPSTLGRVSFWTISVMGIVDCMTFCAAATWVSTAQSTFLPTLTLMFTSLMSMMIGGSLLARIHEIQAPQPRTRREGAAGSNSGQASSTASAPLTPNATGTGPILPGPVTAGRGANPDPAAAAAAAAANIADGAAAVPGAATATRPPPPPSSAQTFQSIIGRYLLLVLFISFVGLSSMTWYATARSWFINICVFVYLSMWVPQIYRNIIRNCRRALKWKFVVGQSILRLAPLAYFWLDADNFLFARTEPHSFLVLCLWVWLQIFVLATQDIVGPRFCVPKDWTPDAWDYHPVLREDNVEAGALPIGLNPEDSPGHDRRRSSEERDKPRPGGGVTRTIDCAICRELLEVPIVKAGEEDMSVTGVFARRMYMVTPCRHIFHTACLENWMKFRLQCPICREDLPPL; encoded by the coding sequence ATGCCGCAGACAAACCAACCCCACACCTTGAAGTTCCTCTttatcatcttcgtcatctggCTTGTCTTGCCCGATAGCGAGTACCAAAGCCAGTCGGTTGCTTTGTCCGACCTCATTCTCTCGCGCCTTTCAGACTACCGCGACGCCCTTGATGTGCTAAATGCGACACGATGGGGGGACTTTGCTCCTCTAGAGGCAAACCGTACGGAGGGTGACGACGCGAGCTCCCCCAAATATATCAACTTGACGGGATTTCGGGAGGAAGATCACTTTTCATGGCAATACTTGAACAAGTTCCGAGAAAGGGGCCTGAAACTCAGCCACCATGCCGTCCCCGCAGTTGGCGGCAATGAGCTCTGGGATGTGGCAGAGGGTGAGCCGATGTGGGCAAACGCCTCCAGCGTTCTTCTCGGACAGTGGGTGCGTCGTCCAGATCTGAGTCCAAGGACACCTGGCAGCTACAACCTTAGCCGAAGTGTGCCTTCCATGCACTGGTATGCTGATAAATGGAACTGGGATCGTAATGTGACCGGCACAACTGGGCGAATCCATCTGCGCCTGGAAGGCAACAAGACAATAACGGGATACGAACAGCTCTCGAAGACTGATGCCCCCCTCGGCGGAGGCCTGATACGCAATGTGAAAGGGGTAGTGACgatagaagatgaagagggatCAGGAATCCCCTATGAGACGCGTCTTTGGGGAGTGCATTGGCCACGGCAAGGGGTAATTATGATGACGACTACGAGCGAGAAATTCGACGGCATCTTTGGGCTTCCGCATCTCACACCTGGGCCAGACTATTTCCAATCTAGCCAGAGGTTCCTAAACCAGTCCCTGGCGCACACTATAGctacaaagaagaagaacatcTATACCGACCAAAACATACCATGGAACGCGGACATAGAGAATCCTCTTCACACTCCAAATCCTTCTCCCCACTGCGAATTCATCATGTATGCGCAGATCCATCCTCCAAGCAGACAGAGTCTTGGCCTCGGGGCCACTGTCTCTAAAGGCGAAAACGTGGCAGACATTATACACACAATCGAGTCAGAGCTGGAATCTCCGCTCGGTGTGCCTATCCAACGCATCCCAGAACTCCACATGTCGGCGGTGATATACTCGCCAGACTGCTCATTTGTCTTGGAGACGAAAGGGCCTCCAGACTTCCTGCCCGGCGAGGCTAACCATTTTGTCGGCGTGAAGTCTGAGGTTCAAGTCACCAGGATCAATCAATGGCTCATTACATATGCGGTATTGGTATTTTTCCAAGTCATGTTGCTCAAAGACCAGATGAAGGAGACGTACACACCGTCTACCCTCGGCAGGGTCAGCTTTTGGACAATTAGTGTAATGGGCATTGTCGATTGCATGACCTTTTGTGCGGCTGCTACCTGGGTTTCCACGGCTCAGAGCACCTTCTTACCGACCCTGACGCTCATGTTCACGTCACTTATGTCTATGATGATTGGGGGGAGCCTGCTTGCCAGAATTCACGAGATCCAAGCGCCACAGCCCCGTACTCGCCGAGAAGGGGCAGCTGGATCAAACAGCGGCCAAGCCAGCTCGACCGCTTCTGCACCGCTGACGCCTAACGCAACGGGCACAGGACCCATTCTCCCTGGGCCTGTGACAGCAGGACGTGGCGCTAATCCTGATcccgctgcagcagcagcagctgctgctgccaatatCGCAGACGGCGCCGCGGCCGTACCCGGCGCTGCCACAGCTAcaaggccgccgccaccgccttCGTCAGCTCAGACATTCCAATCCATCATTGGCCGATATTTACTTTtggtcctcttcatctctttcGTGGGGTTATCTTCCATGACGTGGTATGCGACGGCACGCTCATGGTTCATCAACATCTGTGTCTTTGTCTATCTATCTATGTGGGTTCCGCAGATATACCGGAATATTATCCGCAACTGCCGCCGCGCCCTGAAATGGAAGTTTGTCGTCGGCCAATCCATCCTCCGCCTGGCTCCCCTGGCGTATTTCTGGCTCGACGCAGACAATTTCCTTTTCGCTCGGACTGAACCGCATTCCTTTCTGGTGCTCTGCCTCTGGGTCTGGCTGCAGATCTTCGTGCTGGCCACGCAAGATATCGTCGGTCCGAGATTCTGCGTCCCCAAAGACTGGACGCCGGATGCGTGGGACTATCACCCGGTGTTGCGGGAAGACAACGTCGAGGCTGGGGCCTTGCCTATCGGGTTGAATCCTGAAGATAGTCCAGGCCATGATCGTAGGCGGAGTAGCGAAGAGAGGGATAAGCCTCGGCCCGGTGGCGGCGTTACGCGGACCATCGATTGTGCAATCTGCAGAGAGTTGCTTGAGGTGCCTATCGTCAAGGCTGGGGAAGAAGACATGAGTGTGACGGGGGTGTTTGCTAGGAGGATGTACATGGTGACTCCGTGCCGGCACATTTTCCATACTGCTTGCTTGGAGAACTGGATGAAGTTTCGGCTGCAGTGCCCGATATGTAGAGAGGACTTGCCTCCTCTTTGA
- the ERP38 gene encoding Protein disulfide-isomerase erp38 (SECRETED:SignalP(1-18)) has translation MVLIKNLVFAALAGSVAAKSAVIDLIPSNFDKLVFSGKPTLVEFFAPWCGHCKNLAPVYEELAQTFEFAKDKVQIAKVDADAERDLGKRFGIQGFPTLKFFDGKSKDPVEYNSGRDIDSLTKFITEKTGIKPKKKKADQPSDVAHLDNKSFYETIGGDKNVLVSFTAPWCGHCKNLAPIWEQVAHDFANDDNVVIAKVDAEGENSKQVAEEQGVRSYPTIKFFPAGSKEPIAYEGGRQEVDLVNYINEKAGTFRTEGGELNDKAGTVASLDAIVTKFLGGVSLVEATKEVKAGVAKLNNSVEAKAAEYYVRVFEKLSKSEQFVTKELTRLQGILAKGGLVAGKRDEIQIKVNVLNKFAPKAEEKDEL, from the exons ATGGTTCTCATCAAGAACCTCGTTTTCGCTGCTCTAGCGGGCTCGGTAGCTGCCAAATCGGCGGTTATCGATCTGATTCCGTCCAACTTTGACAAGCTGGTCTTCTCTGGAAAGCCCACTCTTGTCGAGTTCTTTGCTCCCTGGTGCGGCCACTGCAAGAACCTTGCCCCCGTTTACGAGGAGCTGGCTCAGACCTTTGAGTTTGCAAAGGACAAGGTACAGATCGCCAAGGTCGATGCCGACGCTGAGCGAGATCTTGGAAAGCGATTTGGCATCCAGGGATTCCCTACACTGAAATTCTTTGATGGAAAGAGCAAGGATCCGGTCGAGTACAACTCGGGTCGTGATATTGATAGCCTGACCAAATTTATCACTGAGAAAACTGGTATtaagcccaagaagaagaaggccgaccAGCCCAGCGATGTTGCCCACTTGGATAACAAGAGCTTCTACGAGACTATTGGAGGAGACAAGAACGTGCTGGTGTCATTCACTGCCCCTTGGTGTGGTC aCTGCAAAAACCTGGCACCTATTTGGGAGCAGGTTGCCCACGACTTTGCCAATGATGACAACGTTGTGATCGCCAAGGTCGATGCCGAGGGTGAGAACAGCAAGCAAGTCGCCGAGGAACAGGGCGTTCGATCTTACCCCACTATCAAGTTCTTCCCCGCTGGCAGCAAGGAGCCCATTGCCTACGAGGGTGGCCGACAGGAGGTTGACCTTGTCAACTACATCAACGAGAAGGCTGGCACTTTCCGCACTGAGGGAGGTGAGCTCAACGACAAGGCCGGTACCGTGGCGTCTCTGGATGCTATTGTGACCAAGTTTCTTGGCGGTGTCTCACTCGTCGAGGCTACTAAGGAGGTCAAGGCCGGTGTTGCTAAGCTCAACAACTCCGtagaggccaaggctgcgGAATACTACGTCCGTGTATTCGAAAAGCTGAGCAAGAGCGAGCAGTTTGTCACCAAGGAGCTCACAAGACTCCAGGGCATCTTGGCCAAGGGCGGTCTCGTTGCGGGTAAGCGAGATGAGATCCAGATCAAGGTTAACGTCTTGAACAAGTTTGCccccaaggcagaggagaaggatGAGCTGTAA
- the RPS29 gene encoding 40S ribosomal protein uS14 produces the protein MSHESVWNSRPRNYGKGSRQCRVCKHKAGLIRKYDLDLCRQCFREKAKDIGFHKVSTSKTYGKELGDGGHEEKDWIWNSRHQREQ, from the exons ATGTCTCACGAAAGCGTCTGGAACTCGCGCCCGCGAAACTACGGCAAGGGCTCTCGCCAATG CCGCGTCTGCAAGCACAAGGCTGGTCTGATCCGCAAGTACGACCTTGACCTGTGCCGTCAATGCTTCCGtgagaaggccaaggacaTTGGTTTCCACAAGGTAAGCACCTCAAAGACCTATGGAAAGGAGCTAGGAGACGGAGGACATGAGGAAAAGGATTGGATATGGAATTCGAGACATCAGAGAGAGCAGTGA
- a CDS encoding uncharacterized protein (EggNog:ENOG41): protein MFAPSQESTKSPAMASSGEGSYRTPDATPTCSPDPEDMNSALPQSGVNNQLPPAPVPADAPESSVDGTKPAKRGRRSNPKVKTGCLNCKQRRIKCDEKRPSCSQCIRSKKECVGYPPPSRTAMSAAADVRIAPKPLAPPSAGMPHLQPAPTGGMASMAGASTTASLLLTGHTILLPPRRANRRKRQANPAVAGGAVPLLYEPSHSLALMHTESLYFDLFRVQTASELSGYFNMNFWTQRLLQECHFEPSIRHAVVALGALYKTLEQSCEPDSAPLPGAMSRMESVMCHWQVAVRKYSEACNAMLLLSGDKISTNKTRLMASVLLACFDSFIGDHRQAIVQIQTGLRLLARIQHDRAQNPHQSERVEEDLLVIFTRFAIQAKSYDMAFHFPHPYVIQLGPQSLNDPSSPLSDSGSPQPSSPIPHEFASLREARLASDQLCEMLLRFIEHLQAARREPSYTLPPSWLQLGSTFQAQIDSWTKAFEPIFQSRLQPGIDLLEKSAISALKMFHMNTQIVFLTIFCKTEVQFDNFLPHFKEIVSLGWEVVGDDEKRAAPDRCPDPQRCQQQHTHNRTSHTHNIKPSFSADLGIVTPLFVVATKCRDPVVRRESIRLLRSSARREGMWDSELAANIGQWIMELEEADAFPDTRHQHDDDVKPQVAHADKPATPAIPEEKRVMVQSVDFDLRARFADLTVGSRDARQGMHDQRHRTTRISW from the exons ATGTTTGCTCCCAGCCAAGAATCTACAAAGTCGCCGGCCATGGCGTCGTCTGGCGAGGGCTCGTACCGGACTCCAGATGCAACTCCAACTTGCTCTCCCGACCCTGAAGACATGAATTCGGCGCTGCCACAGAGCGGCGTTAACAACCAGCTAcctccagctccagtccCGGCAGATGCTCCAGAAAGCAGCGTCGATGGAACAAAACCAGCCAAGCGAGGGCGACGAAGCAACCCCAAAGTCAAGACTGGATGCTTGAACTGCAA ACAGCGACGCATCAAGTGTGATGAGAAGCGTCCGTCTTGCTCGCAATGCATCCGTAGCAAAAAAGAGTGCGTCGGCTATCCGCCCCCCAGCCGAACGGCCATgtctgccgccgccgatgTCCGCATTGCGCCGAAGCCTCTGGCTCCTCCGTCGGCCGGCATGCCGCATCTACAACCGGCGCCAACCGGCGGCATGGCCAGCATGGCGGGTGCCTCAACCACGGCCAGCCTCTTGCTGACCGGCCACACGATTCTGCTGCCTCCGCGCAGAGCGAATCGTCGCAAGCGCCAGGCCAATCCCGCGGTCGCTGGCGGCGCGGTGCCCCTGCTGTATGAGCCGTCTCACAGCCTGGCCCTGATGCATACCGAGAGCTTGTACTTTGACCTCTTCCGGGTGCAGACGGCGTCAGAGCTGTCTGGGTACTTTAACATGAATTTCTGGACGCAGCGCCTTCTCCAGGAGTGTCACTTCGAGCCTTCCATCCGGCACGCCGTGGTGGCTCTAGGTGCCTTGTATAAGACGCTCGAGCAGTCGTGCGAGCCTGATTCAGCGCCACTCCCTGGTGCCATGAGCCGGATGGAGTCTGTCATGTGTCATTGGCAAGTTGCCGTCAGGAAGTATTCAGAGGCTTGCAACGCCATGCTTCTTCTCAGCGGAGACAAGATATCAACCAACAAGACCCGGCTGATGGCCAGCGTCCTATTGGCCTGCTTCGACTCCTTTATTGGCGACCATAGGCAGGCCATTGTTCAGATCCAGACCGGTTTGCGCCTTCTGGCTCGTATTCAGCATGACCGGGCCCAAAATCCCCATCAAAGTGAACGGGTTGAGGAGGACCTCCTGGTCATCTTCACACGATTCGCCATCCAGGCCAAGTCATATGACATGGCCTTCCACTTCCCCCATCCCTATGTAATTCAGTTAGGCCCTCAGAGCTTGAACgatccatcttctcctctctcagATTCAGGCTCGCCACAGCCATCAAGTCCCATCCCGCACGAGTTCGCATCTCTGCGAGAAGCACGCCTTGCTTCCGATCAGCTCTGCGAAATGCTGCTCAGGTTCATTGAGCACCTGCAGGCTGCCAGAAGAGAACCGTCGTACACATTACCGCCGTCTTGGCTACAGCTGGGCTCGACGTTCCAAGCTCAAATCGATTCTTGGACCAAGGCTTTCGAACCCATCTTCCAATCACGGCTGCAGCCTGGCATAGATCTCCTGGAGAAATCGGCCATCTCGGCGTTGAAGATGTTTCACATGAATACCCAGATCGTCTTTTTGACCATTTTCTGCAAGACAGAAGTCCAATTCGACAACTTCCTCCCACACTTCAAGGAGATTGTCAGCCTAGGATGGGAGGTAGttggcgacgatgagaaGCGAGCAGCCCCTGATCGCTGTCCCGACCCGCAAAGATGCCAGCAACAGCACACCCACAACAGAACATCCCACACCCACAACATCAAGCCCAGCTTCTCCGCAGACCTCGGCATCGTAACGCCCCTCTTCGTCGTGGCCACCAAATGCCGAGATCCCGTCGTCAGGAGAGAATCCATCCGGCTATTGAGGAGCAGTGCCCGACGCGAGGGCATGTGGGACAGCGAGCTGGCAGCCAACATTGGCCAGTGGATCATGGAACTCGAGGAGGCTGACGCCTTCCCAGACACGCGCCATcaacatgatgatgatgtgaaGCCTCAAGTAGCCCATGCAGACAAACCGGCGACGCCCGCGATTccggaggaaaagagagtcATGGTGCAATCTGTCGATTTCGACCTGCGCGCCAGGTTTGCCGACTTGACGGTGGGCTCACGAGATGCGCGCCAAGGGATGCATGACCAACGACATAGGACAACCCGAATTTCGTGGTGA
- a CDS encoding uncharacterized protein (MEROPS:MER0094384~TransMembrane:7 (i163-181o276-297i309-331o337-360i372-388o394-411i460-482o)) produces the protein MAANNYYYGDNRQPQSHQSPPYYDHTHAPSADSDLPQAYNPGYSDAHYGSPYGAPVNHQGQTGASPFDTVFDDHAYPTNAHPGPGGASSSDISQQGFYHQDTSYYGSRTENIPLQDHTSKSPDITDHIYDAPADQSNQRRDKRGKVRVGELGMLGANRKRIPWLVYIFSIAQAAVFIAEVVRNGILTGSPIMIKPQFNPMIGPSTQVLINMGARYVPCMHNIKEIQGSTIEVQFLCPNATKSTQFCPLSELCGFGGDVPNPKFDGNANQSPAPNQWFRFIIPIFMHAGLIHIGFNLLMQLTIGKEMEIAIGSIRFFLVYMSAGIFGFVMGGNYAAPGIASTGASGSLFGIIALTLIDLLYSWKDRRSPVKDLLFIIIDMVISFVLGLLPGLDNFSHIGGFLMGLVLGICLLHSPNSLRRRIGPDPFYSAVPGAQDPDTVPFYKNPVGFFKGRKPLWWAWWLVRAAALVAVIVVFVVLIHNFYKIGTTCSWCKYLSCLPVNGWCDLGTIQVQ, from the exons ATGGCAGCAAATAACTACTACTATGGCGATAACCGGCAGCCTCAAAGCCACCAATCTCCCCCTTACTACGATCACACGCACGCGCCATCCGCAGACTCGGACCTCCCGCAGGCGTACAACCCAGGCTATTCGGATGCTCATTATGGGAGCCCATACGGCGCTCCTGTAAACCACCAGGGCCAGACAGGTGCGTCGCCGTTTGATACCGTCTTCGACGATCACGCATACCCAACGAATGCGCATCCAGGCCCGGGCGGCGCGAGTAGCAGCGACATCTCCCAGCAGGGCTTCTACCACCAAGACACGAGCTACTATGGATCGAGGACGGAAAACATCCCGTTGCAAGACCACACGAGCAAATCGCCTGACATCACCGACCACATCTACGACGCGCCGGCCGACCAGTCAAACCAGAGGCGGGATAAGAGAGGCAAGGTTCGGGTTGGAGAGCTGGGCATGCTAGGCGCCAACAGGAAGCGCATCCCATGGCTGGTTTACATCTTTTCGATAGCGCAAGCCGCTGTTTTCATCGCCGAAGTGGTGCGCAATG GTATACTAACGGGCTCTCCCATCATGATTAAGCCCCAGTTCAACCCCATGATCGGCCCATCGACACAGGTTCTCATCAACATGGGCGCCCGATATGTGCCCTGCATGCACAATATCAAGGAGATTCAGGGTTCTACCATTGAGGTGCAGTTTCTTTGCCCCAACGCCACAAAGAGCACGCAATTCTGCCCTCTTTCGGAGCTGTGTGGCTTCGGCGGCGACGTCCCTAACCCCAAGTTTGACGGCAACGCAAATCAATCGCCTGCGCCCAACCAGTGGTTCCGCTTCATCATTCCTATATTCATGCATGCCGGACTTATCCACATTGGCTTCAACTTGCTTATGCAGCTCACCATCGgcaaagagatggagattgcaATTGGATCCATTCGATTTTTCCTTGTCTACATGAGCGCTGGCATCTTCGGCTTCGTCATGGGAGGCAACTACGCTGCCCCTGGCATAGCCTCCACGGGAGCTTCAGGCTCTCTGTTCGGCATCATTGCTCTTACTTTGATCGATCTGCTATACTCATGGAAGGACCGCCGAAGCCCCGTCAAAGACCTGCTCTTCATCATAATTGACATGGTTATTTCTTTTGTGCTTGGCCTGTTACCTGGCCTGGACAACTTTTCTCACATTGGAGGATTCTTGATGGGCCTTGTCTTGGGTATCTGCCTTCTCCATTCTCCTAATTCGTTGCGGCGGAGAATTGGTCCAGATCCGTTTTATTCGGCGGTACCAGGAGCACAAGATCCAGATACTGTTCCTTTTTACAAAAACCCAGTTGGATTTTTCAAAGGAAGGAAGCCTCTGTGGTGGGCTTGGTGGCTTGTCCGAGCAGCCGCTCTTGTGGCGGTTATCGTCGTCTTTGTTGTTCTGATTCACAACTTTTACAAGATTGGTACCACCTGTAGTTGGTGCAAGTATCTTAGTTGCCTT CCTGTTAATGGTTGGTGCGATCTCGGAACTATCCAGGTGCAATAA